One genomic region from Candidatus Reconcilbacillus cellulovorans encodes:
- a CDS encoding sugar ABC transporter permease, whose amino-acid sequence MTLENVVRLAARSLFYLILTAVAVLQLLPLVWLLLFSLKNSQEVFELPPFALPTEPRWENYWKVWTKGNIRVYFLNSVWITAASVVLTVLLAGLATFALTRMRWKLRPLALGLFMVGMMIPVHSTLIPLFGLFSRIGLKDNPLSLVLSYTAFNLPVTVLIFLGFYMRLPRELEESAVIDGCSVHRLFFRIIFPITASVTTTAAIINMIYNWNEFIFVNTFISSDHWKTLTVGIQNFTGQYMRDWGAIGATLMISILPVLVAYFALSEKIVEGMTAGSIKG is encoded by the coding sequence TTGACGCTGGAAAACGTGGTGCGGCTAGCGGCGCGGAGCCTGTTTTACTTGATCCTGACGGCGGTGGCGGTCCTGCAACTGTTGCCGCTCGTGTGGCTTTTACTGTTTTCATTGAAAAACAGCCAGGAAGTGTTCGAACTCCCGCCGTTTGCACTGCCGACAGAACCGAGATGGGAAAATTATTGGAAAGTTTGGACGAAAGGAAATATTCGCGTTTACTTTTTGAACAGCGTCTGGATCACGGCCGCGTCGGTCGTGTTGACGGTACTGCTTGCAGGTCTTGCAACGTTCGCGCTGACCCGCATGCGGTGGAAACTTCGCCCGCTGGCGCTCGGCCTGTTTATGGTCGGTATGATGATTCCCGTTCATTCGACGCTTATTCCGCTGTTCGGGCTGTTTTCGCGGATCGGACTGAAAGACAATCCGCTGTCGCTCGTGCTCAGCTACACGGCGTTTAATCTGCCGGTGACAGTACTGATTTTTCTCGGCTTCTACATGCGGTTGCCGCGCGAACTGGAAGAGTCCGCGGTGATCGACGGCTGTTCCGTTCATCGGCTATTTTTTCGGATCATTTTCCCGATCACCGCTTCCGTTACGACGACTGCAGCGATCATCAACATGATTTATAATTGGAACGAATTCATTTTTGTCAACACGTTCATCAGTTCGGATCACTGGAAAACACTTACAGTCGGCATCCAAAATTTCACCGGCCAGTACATGCGCGACTGGGGGGCGATCGGCGCGACGCTCATGATCAGTATCCTGCCCGTGCTCGTCGCCTATTTCGCGCTCAGTGAAAAAATCGTCGAGGGCATGACGGCTGGCTCGATCAAAGGATAA
- a CDS encoding ABC transporter permease: protein MERMMSNKAVVALYVWPALALVLVLIYVPIVLTGYYGLMKWDGIGRMEFVGLDQYARLIRDPLFWNSAYHSFLLAVFSTAALFLYLGVALVLASRIRGANLFRKIYLIPMLLSSVAIAQLWLKVYHPSNGILNRLLESLGVARTPDWLADPDIVLYAVFAPILWQYAGFYILIYYTALKNIPSDLLEAARIDGANAWQTAIRIRIPLIAEVFKVTVVLAVVGSLKYFDLIYVMTDGGPNGASEVMASYMYRKAFRGFDFGYGSAIAFFLLLICLAATWAIRKSTASRDTVQYS from the coding sequence ATGGAACGCATGATGTCCAACAAGGCCGTCGTCGCCCTATACGTCTGGCCCGCATTGGCGCTCGTGCTCGTGCTGATCTACGTACCGATCGTCCTGACCGGTTATTACGGCCTGATGAAATGGGACGGCATCGGTCGGATGGAATTCGTCGGACTTGACCAATACGCCCGGCTGATCCGCGATCCGCTTTTCTGGAACAGCGCGTACCATTCGTTTTTGCTGGCCGTGTTTTCAACGGCCGCGCTGTTTTTGTATCTCGGCGTGGCGCTCGTGCTGGCCTCGCGCATTCGCGGCGCGAATCTGTTTCGGAAAATTTACCTCATTCCGATGCTGCTGTCGTCTGTCGCAATCGCCCAATTGTGGCTGAAAGTGTACCATCCTTCTAACGGCATTCTCAACCGCCTGCTCGAATCGCTCGGCGTCGCCCGCACGCCCGACTGGCTGGCCGACCCGGATATCGTGCTGTACGCCGTGTTTGCTCCGATTCTTTGGCAGTACGCCGGGTTTTATATTTTGATTTACTACACCGCCCTGAAAAACATCCCGTCCGACCTGCTGGAAGCGGCGCGCATCGACGGGGCGAACGCCTGGCAGACGGCGATCCGCATCCGCATCCCGCTCATCGCGGAAGTCTTCAAGGTGACGGTCGTGCTCGCCGTCGTCGGTTCACTGAAATATTTCGATCTGATCTACGTCATGACCGACGGAGGTCCGAACGGCGCGAGCGAAGTGATGGCGTCCTACATGTACCGCAAGGCGTTCCGCGGTTTCGACTTCGGCTACGGAAGCGCGATCGCGTTTTTCCTGCTGCTGATCTGCCTGGCGGCGACGTGGGCGATCCGCAAATCGACGGCGTCGCGCGACACGGTGCAATATTCCTGA